The DNA region ATGGACGCAACCCGACGGCATCCTTCAAAGACCGCGCCAGCGCCGTGGCTGTGGCCCGCGCCCAGGCCGTGGGTGCCGAGACGATCGTCACGGCCTCGACGGGCAACGCGGGCGCCGCCCTGGCCGGGATGGCGGCCGCCGCCGGCCTGCCTGCCGTCATCCTGGCCCCGCGCACAGCGCCCCCGGCCAAGGTCGCCCAGCTGCTGATCTTCGGGGCACGCGTCTTCCTGGTCGATGGTACCTACGACCAGGCGTTCGACCTCACACTAGAGGCGGCCGAGGCGTTTGGCTGGTACTGCCGCAACACGGGCTACAATCCGTTCACGGCCGAGGGCAAGAAGACCGCGGCTTTCGAGATCTGCGAACAGCTGACGCGGTCGCTCGGACTGCAGGGAGGCAACCTGTGGACGGCGCCCGGCGCCGTGCTGGTCTCCGTCGGCGATGGCAACATCATCAGCGGCCTGCACAAGGGCTTCCGTGACTTGCTGGATCTCGGCTGGATCAAGGCCATGCCCAGGCTGATCGGCGTGCAAGCGGCCGGCTCGGCGGCGATCGCTCAGGCCTTCCAACGCGGCAGCGAGGAGATCATCCCAGTCAGGGCGGAGACCCTTGCCGACAGCATTTGCGTTGATCTGCCGCGCGACGGCGTGCGGGCAGTGCGGGCAGCCCGCGAAACCGGCGGAACGTATCTCACTGTCGACGACGCCGAGATCCTGGCAGCTATTCGCACCCTGGGGAAAGCCGCCATCTTCGCCGAGCCAGCTGCGGCCGCCGCCTACGCCGGCCTGGAAGTC from Anaerolineales bacterium includes:
- the thrC gene encoding threonine synthase, encoding MGTFVGYRCSLCREEYGPSQVTYICPRDRGNLDVVLDLSAIRRAMSPADISCSREESIWRYLPLLPVGDPGHVGSALRAAGWTPLLRPERLAAGLGLKHLWVKDDGRNPTASFKDRASAVAVARAQAVGAETIVTASTGNAGAALAGMAAAAGLPAVILAPRTAPPAKVAQLLIFGARVFLVDGTYDQAFDLTLEAAEAFGWYCRNTGYNPFTAEGKKTAAFEICEQLTRSLGLQGGNLWTAPGAVLVSVGDGNIISGLHKGFRDLLDLGWIKAMPRLIGVQAAGSAAIAQAFQRGSEEIIPVRAETLADSICVDLPRDGVRAVRAARETGGTYLTVDDAEILAAIRTLGKAAIFAEPAAAAAYAGLEVAVRRGLVAAEETVVLLNTGNGLKDVRAAMQAAGEAVVIEPTLAALVSAQSTGKV